A DNA window from Bacteroides cellulosilyticus contains the following coding sequences:
- the nrdG gene encoding anaerobic ribonucleoside-triphosphate reductase activating protein, which yields MLKYTDYDIVFQEIPDEVTLAINLSNCPNRCKGCHSPYLQHDVGETLTEENLSVLLQKYGKAVTCVCFMGGDADPYDVTYFANFLQQQQIAPVKVGWYSGKSELPDGFPIRNFQYIKLGPYVESRGGLKSEQTNQRLYKIVQGEMNDITYRFRTKS from the coding sequence ATGCTGAAGTACACTGATTACGACATTGTTTTTCAGGAGATACCGGATGAGGTGACATTGGCAATCAACCTTTCGAACTGTCCGAACAGGTGTAAAGGTTGCCATAGTCCCTATCTGCAACATGATGTCGGAGAAACACTGACAGAAGAAAACCTTTCCGTACTTTTACAAAAGTATGGAAAGGCTGTTACATGCGTCTGTTTTATGGGAGGAGATGCAGATCCTTATGATGTAACGTATTTTGCCAATTTTCTACAGCAGCAACAGATTGCCCCGGTTAAAGTGGGCTGGTATTCCGGTAAGTCGGAACTGCCTGACGGGTTCCCGATCCGGAACTTCCAATACATAAAACTTGGGCCTTACGTAGAAAGCCGCGGTGGTTTGAAGTCTGAACAAACCAACCAGCGGCTTTACAAGATTGTACAAGGAGAAATGAATGATATTACTTACCGGTTCAGGACAAAGAGCTAA
- a CDS encoding glycoside hydrolase family 2 TIM barrel-domain containing protein, whose protein sequence is MRKVTTLLSTLALATTLTAQTFPQTERQYLSGHGCDDMVEWDFFCTDGRNSGKWTKIGVPSCWELQGFGTYQYGISFYGKAFPEGIAGEKGMYKYEFEVPEEFRGKQVNLVFEASMTDTEVKVNGRKAGSKHQGAFYRFSYNVTDLLKYGKKNLLEVTVSKESENASVNLAERRADYWNFGGIFRPVFLEVKPAVNLRHIAIDAQMDGSFRANCHTNISGDGMSIRAQILDGKGKKLADTTVPLKAGSDWTTLQLNVSAPALWTAETPNLYKAQFSLLDKEGKVLHHATETFGFRTIEVRESDGLYVNGVRINVRGVNRHSFRPESGRTLSKAKNIEDVLLMKGMNMNSVRLSHYPADPEFLEACDSLGLYVMDELGGWHGKYDTPTGVRLIEGMIERDVNHPSVIWWSNGNEKGWNVELDGEFHKYDLQKRPVIHPQGNFSGFETMHYRSYGESQNYMRLPEIFMPTEFLHGLYDGGHGAGLYDYWEMMRKHPRCIGGFLWVLADEGVKRVDMDGFIDNQGNFGADGIVGPHHEKEGSYYTIKQLWSPVQVMNTAIDRNFNGRLSVENRYDYLNLNTCRFIWQQVKFPSVTDVSNTTTRILKQGEVQGSDVAAHGVGVVDIKTPILPEADALFLTAIDKYGHELWRWTFPVDKLNRETEQFSASSGRASYTETEKGITVKANGRTFVFSKEDGQLKDVSVNNRKISFANGPRFIGARRADRSLDQFYNHDDEKAKAKDRTYTEFPDAAVFTKLDVKEEGGNLILTANYKLGNLDKAQWTIHPDGMATLDYTYNFSGVVDLMGICFDYPEGQVLSKRWLGAGPYRVWQNRIHGTQYDIWENDYNDPIPGETFTYPEFKGYFGSVSWMSIRTKEGTISLTNETPDSYIGVYQPRDGRDRLLYTLPESGISVLNVIPPVRNKVNSTDLCGPSSQPKWVDGPQTGRLVLRFE, encoded by the coding sequence ATGAGAAAAGTAACCACTTTATTATCAACCCTGGCATTAGCCACCACCCTGACTGCCCAGACATTTCCGCAGACAGAGCGACAATACCTTTCCGGCCACGGATGTGACGATATGGTAGAATGGGACTTTTTCTGTACTGACGGACGTAACTCCGGTAAATGGACGAAAATAGGTGTCCCGTCTTGCTGGGAGTTGCAGGGTTTTGGTACCTATCAGTATGGAATCAGTTTTTATGGTAAAGCCTTTCCCGAAGGCATTGCCGGTGAGAAAGGAATGTATAAATATGAGTTTGAAGTTCCCGAAGAATTTCGTGGCAAGCAGGTGAACCTTGTGTTCGAAGCATCCATGACCGATACGGAAGTTAAGGTTAACGGACGTAAGGCAGGATCGAAACACCAGGGAGCCTTCTATCGCTTTTCATATAATGTCACGGATTTACTGAAATATGGCAAGAAGAATCTGTTGGAAGTAACAGTTTCCAAAGAGAGTGAGAATGCCAGTGTGAACCTTGCCGAACGGCGCGCCGATTATTGGAACTTTGGCGGTATCTTCCGCCCGGTATTTCTGGAAGTAAAACCTGCCGTCAACCTCCGCCATATCGCCATTGACGCGCAAATGGACGGATCATTCCGTGCCAATTGCCACACGAATATCTCCGGTGACGGAATGAGTATCCGTGCACAGATTTTGGACGGTAAAGGGAAGAAACTGGCAGATACCACCGTACCCCTAAAAGCCGGAAGCGACTGGACTACTCTGCAATTGAATGTTTCTGCCCCCGCCCTATGGACCGCAGAAACCCCAAACCTCTATAAAGCTCAATTCTCCCTGTTGGATAAAGAAGGCAAAGTCCTGCATCATGCGACCGAGACATTCGGTTTCCGTACTATCGAAGTTCGTGAAAGTGACGGATTGTACGTGAACGGGGTGCGTATCAATGTGCGTGGTGTCAACCGTCATAGTTTCCGTCCCGAAAGCGGTCGTACCTTGAGTAAAGCGAAGAATATTGAAGATGTACTTCTGATGAAGGGCATGAATATGAATTCTGTCCGTCTGAGCCACTATCCGGCGGACCCGGAATTTCTGGAAGCGTGCGACTCTCTTGGACTCTATGTTATGGATGAACTGGGTGGCTGGCATGGCAAGTACGACACCCCTACGGGAGTACGTCTGATTGAAGGCATGATAGAACGTGATGTGAACCATCCGTCCGTTATCTGGTGGAGCAATGGTAATGAAAAAGGCTGGAACGTTGAACTGGATGGAGAATTCCATAAATACGATCTGCAGAAACGCCCGGTCATCCATCCGCAAGGTAACTTCTCCGGTTTCGAAACCATGCACTATCGTTCGTATGGAGAAAGTCAGAACTACATGCGCCTGCCGGAAATCTTTATGCCTACTGAATTCCTGCACGGTTTGTACGACGGAGGCCATGGTGCCGGCCTGTATGATTACTGGGAAATGATGCGTAAACATCCGCGTTGTATCGGTGGTTTTCTGTGGGTATTGGCGGATGAAGGCGTGAAGCGTGTGGATATGGACGGGTTCATAGACAATCAGGGAAATTTCGGAGCTGACGGAATTGTAGGCCCTCACCATGAAAAGGAAGGCAGCTATTACACTATCAAGCAGCTATGGAGCCCGGTGCAGGTTATGAATACCGCTATCGACCGGAATTTCAACGGTCGACTCTCTGTCGAGAACCGTTATGATTATCTGAACCTGAACACCTGTCGTTTTATCTGGCAGCAAGTGAAGTTCCCGTCAGTAACGGATGTTTCCAATACAACTACCCGGATTCTGAAACAAGGTGAAGTGCAGGGAAGCGATGTAGCAGCCCATGGAGTGGGAGTGGTGGATATCAAGACTCCTATTCTTCCCGAAGCGGATGCTCTTTTCCTGACAGCTATAGATAAATATGGTCATGAGCTATGGCGCTGGACTTTCCCCGTAGATAAACTGAACCGGGAAACAGAACAGTTTTCTGCATCATCCGGCCGTGCATCCTATACGGAAACAGAAAAAGGCATTACGGTAAAAGCAAACGGACGTACTTTTGTCTTTTCAAAGGAAGACGGGCAGCTGAAAGATGTATCCGTCAATAACCGTAAGATTAGTTTTGCCAACGGTCCCCGTTTTATCGGTGCACGTCGTGCAGACCGTTCCCTGGATCAGTTCTATAATCATGACGACGAAAAAGCCAAGGCAAAGGACCGTACTTACACAGAATTTCCCGACGCGGCAGTCTTCACGAAACTGGATGTAAAAGAAGAGGGGGGTAATCTGATCCTCACCGCTAATTATAAACTGGGCAATTTAGACAAAGCTCAGTGGACAATTCATCCGGATGGCATGGCTACTCTTGATTATACCTACAACTTCTCCGGTGTGGTAGACCTGATGGGTATTTGCTTTGATTATCCTGAAGGACAAGTGCTCAGCAAGCGTTGGTTGGGAGCAGGTCCGTATCGTGTATGGCAGAATCGTATTCATGGCACGCAGTATGATATCTGGGAGAATGATTATAACGATCCTATTCCGGGTGAGACATTCACCTATCCTGAATTCAAAGGATATTTTGGCAGTGTCTCCTGGATGAGTATTCGTACGAAAGAGGGAACCATCAGCCTGACGAATGAAACTCCTGATTCCTATATCGGAGTATATCAACCCCGTGATGGTCGTGACCGGTTACTGTATACACTTCCCGAAAGCGGAATTTCTGTTTTGAATGTAATTCCTCCGGTGCGTAATAAAGTAAACTCCACGGATTTGTGCGGTCCTTCTTCACAACCTAAATGGGTGGATGGCCCGCAAACGGGACGCCTTGTCCTTCGGTTTGAATAA
- the accC gene encoding acetyl-CoA carboxylase biotin carboxylase subunit, whose translation MIKKVLIANRGEIAVRVMRSCKEMGIRTVAVYSEADRAAKHVMYADEACLIGPAASRDSYLNIENIIRAARQHEADAIHPGYGFLSENADFARRCKEEGIIFIGSSAETMEAMGDKISARKHMIAAGVPVVPGTEQPLQSAGEAVMICNKIGYPVMLKASMGGGGKGMRLIHSEDEVVEAYNTARSESMSAFGDDTVYLEKFVEEPHHIEFQVLGDNHGNVIHLFDRECSVQRRNQKIVEESPSPFLTPELRREMGEKAVAAAKAVNYSGAGTIEFLVDKHRYFYFLEMNTRLQVEHPITEEVVGVDLVKEQIMIAAGYPLHLKQEDLFQRGHAIECRICAEDTENNFMPSPGIIKLLAEPNGIGVRIDSYVYEGYEIPIYYDPMIGKLIVWATNRQYAIERMRRVLYEYKITGLKTNLTYLKRIMHNPDFVKGEYNTLFIEKNSRMLQRPNSNNEEIENIAMIAAYIDYLMNLEENSSTQSSDGRPISRWREFGLQKGVLRI comes from the coding sequence ATGATTAAAAAAGTATTGATTGCCAATAGAGGCGAGATTGCTGTACGTGTAATGCGTTCCTGCAAAGAGATGGGAATACGTACAGTAGCTGTCTATTCGGAAGCGGATCGTGCAGCAAAACACGTCATGTATGCCGATGAAGCCTGTTTGATAGGTCCGGCAGCTTCCAGAGACAGTTATTTGAATATAGAGAATATAATTCGTGCTGCCCGGCAGCATGAAGCGGATGCCATCCATCCCGGATATGGTTTCTTATCTGAAAATGCCGACTTTGCCCGTCGTTGCAAAGAAGAAGGCATTATTTTTATCGGGTCTTCTGCCGAAACAATGGAAGCGATGGGTGATAAAATCTCAGCCCGTAAACACATGATTGCAGCCGGAGTACCGGTAGTTCCCGGTACGGAACAACCCTTGCAGAGTGCCGGGGAGGCTGTGATGATATGTAATAAGATCGGCTATCCCGTGATGCTGAAAGCCTCTATGGGTGGTGGTGGAAAAGGTATGCGACTGATACATAGTGAGGATGAAGTGGTTGAGGCTTACAATACCGCCCGCTCGGAGTCTATGTCTGCTTTTGGTGACGATACGGTATATCTGGAGAAATTTGTGGAGGAACCCCATCATATTGAATTTCAGGTATTGGGTGATAATCATGGCAATGTGATTCATTTATTCGATCGCGAATGTTCTGTTCAGCGTAGAAATCAAAAAATTGTGGAGGAAAGTCCATCTCCCTTCCTCACTCCGGAATTACGCAGAGAGATGGGAGAGAAGGCTGTGGCTGCCGCCAAAGCAGTGAACTATTCGGGTGCAGGTACTATCGAATTTCTGGTTGATAAGCACCGTTATTTCTATTTCCTGGAAATGAACACCCGTTTGCAAGTGGAACATCCCATTACCGAAGAAGTGGTGGGTGTGGACTTAGTGAAAGAACAGATCATGATTGCAGCCGGTTATCCGTTGCATCTTAAACAGGAAGATTTGTTTCAGCGGGGACATGCTATCGAATGTCGTATCTGTGCGGAAGATACAGAGAATAATTTCATGCCGTCTCCGGGAATCATTAAGTTATTGGCTGAACCGAACGGTATCGGTGTCCGAATCGATAGCTATGTTTACGAAGGGTATGAGATTCCTATCTATTATGATCCCATGATCGGAAAACTGATCGTATGGGCCACCAATCGGCAGTATGCCATTGAGCGTATGCGCCGTGTGCTGTATGAGTATAAAATTACCGGATTGAAGACCAATCTTACTTATCTGAAGCGCATCATGCACAACCCCGATTTCGTAAAGGGAGAATACAACACGCTGTTTATCGAGAAAAACTCGCGTATGTTGCAGCGTCCTAACAGTAATAATGAAGAAATTGAGAATATTGCCATGATTGCCGCTTATATAGATTACCTGATGAACCTGGAAGAGAATTCTTCCACGCAATCGTCTGATGGTCGTCCTATCAGTCGCTGGCGTGAGTTCGGTTTGCAAAAAGGAGTTTTACGTATTTAA
- a CDS encoding glycoside hydrolase family 2 TIM barrel-domain containing protein, which yields MKIYTLLFGLLLFSQLSAQTVHDWENHHVLQINREPARAAFTPFHAQKGDCSICLDGTWKFHWTPVPDERIAEFYQTDFNDKDWVSFPVPANWEVNGYGTPIYVSAGYPFKIDPPRVMGEPKVGYTTYKERNPVGQYRRSFQLPAGWEARGQTFLRFEGVMSAFYVWINGERVGYSQGSMEPSEFNITNYLHAGENQIALEVYRYSDGSYLEDQDFWRFGGIHRSVHLLHTPDIRIRDYAVRTLPVSTDYQDFILQIDPQFSVYRGMTGKGTTLQAVLKDASGREIATLKGDVEDILDLEHKAGRMNEWYPQRGPRKLGRMSATIKSPKRWTAETPYLYKLHLTLQTAEGEVIERAEQSVGFRSVEIRNGQLLVNGAPVRFRGVNRHEHDPRTARVMSEERMLQDILLMKQANINAVRTSHYPNVSRWYELCDSLGLYVMDEADIEEHGLRGTLASTPDWHAAFLDRAVRMAERDKNHPSIVMWSMGNESGYGPNFAAISAWLHDFDPTRPVHYEGAQGAGGEPDPKTVDVISRFYTRVKQEYLNPGIAEGEDKERAENARWERLLEIAERTNDNRPVMTSEYAHSMGNALGNLKEYWDEIYSNPRMLGGFIWDWVDQGIYKTLPDGRIMVAYGGDFGDKPNLKAFCFNGLLMSDRETTPKYWEVKKVYSPVELRVEGGELKVTNRNHHTDLSQYRCLWTLSIDGKQKDQGEITLPGVAPGESETIPLPVSIAGKKASAKATSDLRLTISFILKRDALWAKAGHEVAWEQFCIQEGAFLSSKLENRGRLKVREDEEHLSISGSGFSIQWEKNATGSLTSLTYHGKEMLAHPADFPLQPVTQAFRAPTDNDKSFGNWLAKDWSLHQMDNPRISLDFLKHEIREDGAVIVRVQTRNRYKEGMIVTKYLYTILSDGTIDLKTTFQPQGILPELPRLGIAFCLSSDYRTFIWQGRGPQDNYPDRKTSAAVGLWKGSVADQYVHYPRPQDSGNKEEVRRLMLTDRHGKGIRIDAVEDVFSASALHYTAQDLYKETHDCNLKPRSEVILSLDAAVLGLGNSSCGPGVLKKYAIDKKEHTLHIRITSAALVSVHENNGIERNYFTTEGTEDTEFFRLLIQR from the coding sequence ATGAAGATATATACTTTACTCTTTGGTCTATTGCTCTTCAGTCAGTTGTCAGCACAAACTGTGCATGACTGGGAGAATCACCATGTACTTCAAATCAACCGCGAACCGGCGCGGGCCGCATTTACTCCTTTCCACGCACAGAAGGGAGATTGTTCCATCTGTCTGGATGGAACATGGAAGTTTCACTGGACACCTGTGCCCGATGAAAGAATCGCGGAATTCTATCAGACAGACTTCAATGATAAAGACTGGGTCAGCTTTCCCGTACCCGCCAATTGGGAAGTAAACGGATACGGTACGCCGATATACGTTTCGGCAGGCTATCCGTTCAAGATAGATCCTCCCCGGGTGATGGGTGAACCGAAGGTCGGCTATACTACTTACAAAGAGCGGAATCCCGTAGGACAGTATCGCCGTTCGTTTCAGTTGCCTGCCGGTTGGGAAGCAAGAGGCCAGACCTTTCTTCGTTTCGAAGGAGTGATGAGTGCTTTCTATGTCTGGATAAATGGCGAGCGGGTAGGGTATAGCCAGGGAAGTATGGAGCCGAGTGAATTCAACATTACAAACTACCTGCATGCCGGAGAGAATCAGATCGCACTGGAGGTTTACCGGTATAGTGACGGCTCTTATCTTGAAGATCAGGACTTCTGGCGTTTTGGTGGTATTCACCGCAGCGTCCATTTGCTGCACACACCCGATATCCGTATCCGTGATTATGCAGTGCGGACTCTTCCGGTTTCTACGGACTATCAGGATTTCATCTTGCAGATAGATCCTCAATTCAGCGTTTACAGGGGGATGACCGGAAAAGGAACTACCCTGCAGGCAGTATTGAAAGATGCTTCCGGACGAGAAATCGCGACACTGAAAGGGGATGTGGAAGATATACTCGACCTGGAACATAAAGCGGGCAGGATGAATGAATGGTATCCTCAACGTGGGCCCCGTAAATTGGGACGTATGTCGGCAACGATAAAATCTCCGAAAAGGTGGACTGCTGAAACTCCTTATTTGTATAAACTGCACCTGACTCTGCAAACTGCCGAAGGTGAAGTAATAGAGCGGGCGGAACAATCTGTCGGTTTCCGTTCAGTGGAAATACGAAACGGACAACTGCTGGTTAATGGCGCACCGGTTCGTTTCCGTGGGGTGAACCGCCATGAACACGATCCCCGTACGGCTCGTGTCATGAGCGAAGAACGTATGTTACAGGATATTCTTCTGATGAAGCAAGCCAATATTAATGCGGTGCGAACCAGTCATTATCCCAATGTCAGCCGCTGGTATGAGCTTTGTGACAGTCTGGGGCTTTATGTTATGGATGAGGCTGACATAGAGGAACATGGTTTGCGCGGAACCTTAGCCAGCACTCCCGATTGGCATGCCGCATTTCTGGACCGTGCCGTGCGGATGGCAGAACGGGATAAAAATCATCCAAGCATTGTAATGTGGAGTATGGGTAATGAGAGTGGTTATGGTCCGAATTTTGCCGCTATTTCAGCCTGGCTGCATGACTTCGATCCGACACGTCCCGTGCATTATGAAGGTGCGCAGGGAGCCGGAGGTGAACCCGATCCGAAGACGGTAGATGTAATCAGCCGTTTCTATACCCGGGTAAAACAGGAGTATCTGAACCCCGGCATTGCCGAGGGAGAGGATAAGGAACGTGCGGAAAATGCACGTTGGGAGCGGCTGTTGGAAATTGCGGAACGTACCAATGACAACCGTCCCGTGATGACGAGTGAATACGCTCACTCCATGGGAAATGCTCTGGGGAACCTCAAGGAATATTGGGACGAGATATACAGTAATCCCCGTATGCTGGGCGGATTTATCTGGGATTGGGTAGATCAGGGTATCTACAAGACGTTACCCGATGGACGTATCATGGTAGCTTACGGTGGTGATTTTGGTGATAAACCGAATCTGAAGGCTTTTTGCTTCAATGGTCTGCTGATGAGTGACCGCGAAACAACTCCTAAATATTGGGAGGTGAAGAAAGTATACTCACCCGTGGAGTTGAGAGTGGAGGGTGGAGAGTTGAAAGTGACGAATAGGAATCATCATACGGATTTGTCCCAATATCGCTGCTTGTGGACGCTGTCCATAGATGGGAAGCAGAAGGATCAAGGAGAAATAACATTGCCCGGAGTAGCCCCCGGAGAAAGTGAAACTATCCCTTTACCTGTTTCCATAGCCGGCAAGAAAGCTTCGGCAAAGGCTACTTCTGACCTGCGTCTCACGATAAGCTTCATCTTGAAGCGGGATGCTCTTTGGGCAAAAGCCGGGCATGAAGTGGCATGGGAACAGTTCTGCATTCAGGAAGGCGCATTCTTGTCTTCCAAACTTGAGAATAGAGGGAGACTGAAGGTAAGGGAAGATGAAGAACATTTATCCATCAGTGGGAGTGGCTTTTCTATTCAATGGGAGAAAAACGCAACCGGGAGCCTGACTTCCCTTACTTATCATGGAAAAGAAATGCTGGCTCATCCGGCTGATTTTCCTCTTCAACCTGTAACGCAGGCCTTCCGTGCACCGACAGATAATGATAAGAGTTTTGGCAACTGGTTGGCTAAAGACTGGAGCTTGCATCAAATGGATAATCCTCGTATTAGTCTGGACTTTCTGAAGCATGAGATCCGTGAGGACGGAGCGGTCATTGTCCGGGTTCAAACCAGGAATCGCTATAAAGAAGGTATGATCGTGACAAAGTATCTTTATACTATCCTTTCCGATGGAACCATAGACTTGAAAACTACTTTCCAACCGCAAGGAATTCTGCCCGAATTACCCCGCTTGGGAATAGCATTCTGCCTTTCATCCGATTATCGTACTTTTATCTGGCAGGGGCGTGGTCCGCAGGATAATTATCCTGACCGTAAGACTTCTGCTGCTGTCGGACTTTGGAAAGGATCGGTTGCCGACCAGTATGTACATTATCCCCGCCCGCAAGATAGTGGAAATAAGGAAGAAGTGCGTCGCCTTATGCTGACCGACAGGCATGGTAAAGGTATTCGTATCGATGCTGTGGAAGATGTCTTTTCTGCTTCTGCCCTGCACTATACCGCACAGGATTTATATAAAGAAACGCATGACTGTAATTTGAAACCACGTTCTGAGGTTATCCTGAGTTTGGATGCCGCTGTACTTGGATTGGGTAACAGCAGTTGCGGGCCGGGCGTACTGAAGAAGTATGCCATTGATAAGAAGGAACATACCTTGCATATACGGATTACCAGCGCCGCACTGGTATCAGTACATGAGAATAACGGTATAGAAAGGAACTATTTCACCACAGAGGGCACAGAGGACACAGAGTTTTTTAGACTTCTAATTCAGAGATAA
- the nrdD gene encoding anaerobic ribonucleoside-triphosphate reductase, whose product MINSETFIVKRDGKKEAFSLDKIKNAISKAFLSVGSFATQDVITNILSRVNISDGTSVEDIQNQVEVALMAEHYYSVAKAFMLYRQKHLEDREVRDKLRFLMDYCDASNPATGSKYDANANVENKNIATLIGELPKSNFIRLNRRLLTDRLKDMYGKELSDRYIELLNQHFIYKNDETNLANYCASITMYPWLISGTASVGGNSTAPTNLKSFCGGFINMVFIVSSMLSGACATPEFLMYMNYFIEKEYGEDYYKHPEQLADLSSKQRTIDKIITDCFEQIVYSINQPTGARNFQAVFWNVAYYDQYYFNSLFEHFVFPDGNAPHWESLSWLQKRFMKWFNKERTKAILTFPVETMALLTKDGDVLDKEYGDFTAEMYAEGHSFFTYMSDNADSLSSCCRLRNEIQDNGFSYTLGAGGVSTGSKSVLTINLNRCIQHAVKSGLLYHFFLEEVVDLVHKVQLAYNENLKHLQSKGMLPLFDAGYINMGRQYLTIGVNGLVEAAQFMGIEINDNPKYEAFVQEILGIVEKYNKKYRTKDILFNCEMIPAENVGVKHAKWDKEAGFQTFRECYNSYFYIVEDESLNVIDKFRMHGHRYIEHLTGGSALHMNLEEHLSKEQYRQLLRVAATEGCNYFTFNIPNTVCNECNHIDKRYLKECPECHSQNVDYLTRVIGYMKRISNFSQARQKEAARRYYAEVH is encoded by the coding sequence ATGATCAATTCGGAGACTTTCATCGTCAAAAGAGATGGGAAAAAAGAAGCGTTTTCACTTGATAAGATCAAGAACGCAATTAGTAAAGCATTTTTATCTGTCGGCAGTTTTGCCACACAAGATGTGATCACCAACATACTCAGCCGCGTGAACATCAGTGATGGAACCAGTGTAGAAGATATACAGAACCAAGTAGAAGTGGCACTGATGGCTGAACACTATTACAGTGTAGCAAAAGCGTTCATGCTATACAGACAGAAACATCTGGAAGACCGGGAAGTACGTGACAAGCTCCGTTTCCTAATGGATTACTGCGATGCCTCCAACCCTGCCACCGGTAGCAAGTATGACGCTAACGCCAATGTGGAAAATAAAAATATAGCCACACTGATAGGCGAACTCCCCAAATCGAACTTCATCCGTCTGAACCGCCGTTTGCTGACTGACCGCCTGAAGGACATGTACGGCAAGGAACTTTCAGACCGCTACATCGAATTGCTGAACCAACACTTCATATACAAGAATGATGAAACCAATCTTGCCAATTATTGCGCAAGCATCACCATGTATCCGTGGCTGATCAGCGGAACCGCATCCGTAGGCGGTAACTCCACGGCACCCACCAATCTGAAGTCTTTCTGCGGAGGATTCATCAATATGGTATTTATCGTATCGAGTATGCTCAGCGGCGCCTGCGCCACACCGGAATTTCTGATGTATATGAATTATTTCATAGAAAAAGAATACGGAGAGGATTACTATAAACATCCGGAACAACTTGCCGACCTTTCCTCCAAACAAAGGACCATAGATAAAATAATCACCGATTGTTTTGAACAGATCGTATATTCCATCAATCAACCTACGGGGGCACGGAATTTTCAGGCAGTATTCTGGAATGTAGCTTACTATGATCAATATTATTTCAATAGCCTTTTTGAACATTTCGTCTTCCCGGACGGAAACGCTCCCCATTGGGAATCATTGAGCTGGTTGCAAAAGCGCTTCATGAAGTGGTTCAATAAGGAACGTACCAAAGCCATTCTTACCTTCCCCGTAGAGACAATGGCTTTGCTGACCAAAGACGGAGATGTATTGGACAAGGAATACGGTGACTTCACGGCCGAAATGTATGCGGAAGGGCACTCTTTCTTTACATATATGAGTGATAATGCCGACTCGTTAAGTAGCTGTTGCCGCTTGCGTAATGAAATACAGGATAATGGATTTAGTTACACCCTGGGAGCAGGCGGCGTATCTACCGGATCAAAAAGTGTGTTGACTATCAACCTGAACCGTTGCATCCAGCATGCAGTGAAATCCGGATTGCTTTATCATTTCTTCCTTGAAGAGGTAGTAGATCTGGTACACAAAGTACAACTGGCCTATAACGAAAACCTAAAGCATCTGCAAAGCAAAGGAATGTTGCCTTTGTTCGATGCCGGATACATTAATATGGGACGCCAATATCTGACAATCGGTGTAAACGGGCTGGTGGAAGCCGCTCAATTCATGGGAATTGAAATCAACGATAATCCTAAATATGAAGCTTTTGTGCAGGAGATTCTGGGAATAGTTGAAAAATACAATAAGAAATATCGAACGAAAGATATACTCTTTAACTGCGAAATGATACCGGCTGAGAATGTAGGCGTAAAACATGCCAAATGGGACAAAGAAGCCGGTTTCCAGACATTCCGCGAGTGCTATAACAGCTATTTCTACATTGTAGAGGATGAGTCGCTGAACGTCATCGATAAGTTCCGTATGCATGGACACAGGTACATAGAGCACCTGACGGGTGGTTCGGCACTCCACATGAACCTGGAAGAGCATTTGAGCAAAGAGCAATACAGACAATTACTTCGGGTAGCCGCCACTGAAGGCTGCAATTACTTTACTTTCAATATACCTAACACGGTTTGCAACGAATGCAACCACATTGACAAAAGATACTTGAAAGAGTGTCCGGAATGTCATAGCCAGAACGTGGATTATCTGACCCGCGTCATCGGCTACATGAAACGAATCAGCAATTTCTCTCAAGCCCGGCAAAAGGAGGCTGCCCGAAGATATTATGCTGAAGTACACTGA
- a CDS encoding cysteine-rich CWC family protein, translating to MPMKKVCPRCGATFECMHDRILSCHCATVRLNEQQRAYLQKNYPGCLCHDCLTAVKEGIVMDVCDAPLCDKQKNND from the coding sequence ATGCCTATGAAAAAGGTATGTCCGCGTTGTGGTGCAACCTTTGAGTGTATGCACGATCGGATTTTGTCATGCCATTGCGCTACGGTACGACTGAATGAGCAGCAACGTGCTTATTTGCAAAAGAATTATCCGGGCTGTTTATGTCATGACTGTCTGACGGCAGTCAAAGAGGGTATTGTTATGGATGTATGTGATGCACCCCTTTGCGATAAACAGAAGAACAATGATTAA